One part of the Vitis riparia cultivar Riparia Gloire de Montpellier isolate 1030 chromosome 6, EGFV_Vit.rip_1.0, whole genome shotgun sequence genome encodes these proteins:
- the LOC117916886 gene encoding ripening-related protein grip22 has protein sequence MANSALVWLASVCLVFNILFLPFLALGLSSCGGSCQTLNDCEGQLICINGKCNDDPEVGTHICGGNSSTPSPPPPSTCQPSGTLACKGGKPKNTYTCSPPVTSSTPAVLTNNNFEKGGDGGGPSACDNNYHDNSERIVALSTGWYNGGSRCGKMIRITAQNGRSVLAKVVDECDSMHGCDKEHAGQPPCDNNIVDGSNAVWNALGLDINIGEVDVTWSMA, from the coding sequence ATGGCAAATTCAGCACTAGTGTGGTTAGCATCGGTGTGCCTTGTGTTCAATATCTTGTTCCTTCCATTCCTAGCATTGGGCTTATCTTCTTGTGGTGGCTCATGTCAAACACTTAATGACTGTGAAGGTCAGCTCATTTGCATCAATGGTAAATGTAACGACGATCCCGAGGTCGGAACTCACATATGTGGAGGAAACTCGAGTACCCCTTCCCCTCCACCCCCCAGTACCTGCCAGCCCTCGGGAACTCTTGCGTGCAAGGGCGGAAAACCCAAAAATACCTACACATGCTCTCCTCCGGTTACCTCCTCCACGCCTGCCGTTCTAACtaacaataattttgaaaaaggagGGGACGGTGGAGGCCCATCCGCTTGCGACAACAACTACCATGACAATTCAGAGCGCATCGTAGCATTGTCAACTGGGTGGTATAATGGGGGATCCCGGTGTGGAAAGATGATCAGGATAACGGCTCAAAATGGGAGGAGCGTGTTGGCCAAAGTGGTGGATGAGTGTGACTCCATGCACGGCTGTGACAAAGAGCATGCAGGTCAGCCCCCCTGTGATAATAACATAGTTGATGGATCTAATGCTGTGTGGAATGCTTTGGGGCTGGATATCAATATTGGTGAAGTGGACGTTACTTGGTCCATGGCTTAG